The Haliaeetus albicilla chromosome 4, bHalAlb1.1, whole genome shotgun sequence genomic sequence ccacaattaaaaaaatctaagacTAACTCAGAAGTCTCAAATTTGGTATAAATTTGTTTCAGTGAACTGTTTGTAGACAACTAAAGGATGCAAGCACACTTAATTCCTTCTAGATGtacattgtttcatttttccttgtaCATCTGGTTTCCATACAAAAGGCAAGTTTCccacaagtttttaaaaagtttactTTATTGGTTACAGTTATATAAAATATGTCATGATGGTTCCATCTAGTTGGTCATTAAGTGCTTGCAACACCACAAAGACTCTTTAATACATCTGCAACTCACATGATGTATTGCATGTTGGAGGAGAAAAATCCCTCTTCGGTTGCTTACCTGCATTTACAGTATCTTCAGCAAGGCTACAGTGTTCAAAAGCAATGACAACCCCACTTTTATGTCAAATTgcaatttttaatgttttcattagaaTAGTCTTTATATCACTCTCCAATAGAAGAAACAATATAACTAACAGCAAACTTTAATACAGGAACATGCTCCAAGATTAACAacccaaaatgaaaacaaaatgaaattaatgtaaaatgtaaatCACATATAGTACAATTGAAGTGtccaaaacaatttaaataattttaaatattttattttttaaacttgctaCAAATGCTTTATACAATATTTCAACATAAAGTCCCCATAACAGAAATGTAACAAAATGGGAATGATAGTGAAAGTGAAAGTTAAAGTGGCACAAATTCACCAAACAAGTATTAAACTACAAATTTTAAGAGGTAGATTACTTTTTAAgtcaagaacaaaaaaaataaagggggtGGCTGTATAAAGAAAACTAGTCACTTTCCATCAATTCTGTCATTAATCTTGAAAGCTATATGAACACATGACAAACGATATTTCCATAAAAAGCTGTTACGAACAACAGACCAATTTGTTGTCTTAAGTTATTAGATAGAGGTGTACGACCTTTTAGAGTAATTATAtatttcactttcaaaatatACAGGTATGTAGTCCTGGTCTAGCCTTCTTACTGATAAAAAGATACACTGCATTCATTATATATATGGTATTTAGAAATTGATACTGGTATTTCATTGCTATATAAAGTTTCATTTGCATGTATAAATAGGAATTTGGAAAATCCATAAAACATCCAAATCAGGCTTTTTCCCATTGTATGCTGGACATCTAAAAGACTCAGAAAGCGAGGAGAAGgtaagaagaaaaggaaattctgtCATGCTAGGATGGCCTCTACTGATTCATTTAGACAAAAGGCTTTAAAAGACTTAATACATGACAAAAATACTTTGAGTGCAGCAACATTTGTTGTCCCTGAATCTACACTGAATTACTGACAAAATTAAGGAACTTGCTTTGCCAAGTATACAACTGAACTGCCTGTATGCCATTCACGAAGGTACGGACAAAACCAGGATCTAAGCAAACACAAGAGCAAAAGATTTGGTTTCGTTAATCCCCCTATTTCTTTGATGGTTTCGTGtgggtttcattttgtttttaatagtaCCCTTCTCTTTTATCTGAATCATCCCGTAGCCCAGCACGTGTGTCAGGCACGAAATAAGAAAATCTATGCCTGACACTGAATATTAGCAAGAAGCCTGCAGGCAATTTTATGATTGTGAGTCAGCTTCAGCTGGTTTCGCAACCTTGGTGGATTTCACATCCATTGTcgtagtgcttatcctaagttgAGCATGCAACAGCTCTACCATGTCattaagggatttttttgtttgttttgtttttacaggagattcctagaaaataaaaaacaaaaactgaagaTAAATGACAAAACAAACTATTTGTGAACGGAGTATGTTtacacagaaaaactgaaaggtGAAAAACAAATTTGGAGACAAATATTACATGAAGCAAGtcttgaaaaaatacaaagaattaatatctactggaaaaaaaaaaaccaaaacaaacaccaacATTGCCTACATAGTGTAGAATCGAAGTTAGCCTGTGCTGACATTAGCGTATGAAGgcaaaaaaattcttcatacTATGTActtggtataaaaaaaaaagttgactaGACAATCTAGATTTATGAAcattatttcagaaacaaaaaacaagaaTTCTTCTAGAATAACTATTCATTAAACCAGTAAAGACTGACTGCAAGCTGCCAGAGTAAACTAACAGTATTTAAGACAGTGAAGGAAATCTTACCCCTAGGTACATTGTTATTTACCCCAAATACTACTAAACAATTTCCAAATGCACAGATTTCCAAGTACTCAGTTATTTTGCTTAAGTTCAAATGATTAATTTAGATGGAAAGATGTGTCATTATGGCTTCAAATACTACAGATCTGTTCTGGCATCATGTGAAATACAGTTTCACACTTAAGACTAAGACAGCAGCTGATTAGAATTAAGTAACATGAAGATGTCTATGTCCCAAGAGAACAGGCCTGGTAGACATTTCTTGTTCcttaaaggcatttttttacACCATTAGTCTCCAAATTCCAGtaacatttttctccttcaacaCGTCCTAATTTGGGTATTGACTATTTTAAGTCAAATTCCCCTCTAGCACTTTGAAATAATTCTGTTATACTGAACCTTTACTTTACAAAGTATTTCCACAAAATTTTCACCTAGGAGGTCTTCACCATAAGACACACAAGCTGTAAACAGTTTGGATTTTGACATTTCTTGACAAATTCAGCTAGGGGACACTTGTTCTGAAGGAGGCTGCCagttcctccccctcctccactATCCATTACTTTGATAAAAAAAGATACTACCTTCAGCCATAAATCTGGTGTTAATCAGAGCCATGCACTGCAAttaccaaaaccaaaagaactCTTCACGACCAGTGAGCTTTCCAAGTTACTCAGCAAATCAGATACCTGTTTCCAAGAATAACATGGCAGGAGCACACTAATAAAAGTTATAAACACTTTGCAAAATATCCTATTGATTTGAGAGACTACATGAAGACGTAAGTCGGGACTCAGGCACGTAGatcaagattttatttatttattggagTATTACCCTTTCATGTGATTAAAATGCTTCTTCTCAAAAAGAAATAGAACTTTAATTATAAAATTTGTTTATACTGAAACAAAGAGCATGATACTTCTAACAAATTTACACATTCATGTAACTTTTCTTACATGTCTATTTCCCTTATTTACATGTCTATTTCCCTTATGTTAAGCATTTCATGATCTGACTCAATTAGTATGCACATACATTTTTGAAGTATTTGgtcatgggtttttttatatgaTATGCAGAgaatgctttttattaaaaaaacaacaaggcAAGTTATTTTAGTGAGTAAAAGATGCAGTCATAATTTTTAGCTTAGTGGACTGCCATAAACTAAATCTAAAATGATTTCAGGCCACCATGTATGTTAGATATCAAATGCAAGGTCAGTGTCTCCAATAACATTAAGTTCAATGACGTTAAGTTTATTTGCACTCAGgtactgacatttttttccagagttttcAATTCAGTTCATAATTAAAGACATTCTCTATACAAACTATGTATTATTTCATGACAACATGACAAAATGCATCAAGTATGTACATCATACCTCAGCATGACTGAGCTACTTAACCATGTTTTAGGAaatgtaacctttttttttttttatttaagcacGAGAAACTCAAAAAAGACCAAGAAAATTGGCAAAACAGCAAGCAATGTGTTCCTGTGTTGTTTCAACTTCAAATTAAATGCTTACCTGAAATCTTTTAGTTCTTGCTTTGTACTGCTTTcatctcttttgttttctgctgcctctgcattTGCCGCCTGTTGTAGGCTTCGTGTAATAGGTCCTCCAATCCTCTCTCTAGATTTTACAGTGAATCTGTCTGCCTTTTTCTTACTTGCCACAGCAGACTTACTTGGCAAAACAGCTTTATTATTCCTTTGTATTCTGACATGCAATTTCCGGGAAGCTTTGCCTGAGATTCCAGACGAGCTGTTCTTAGCGACCACCTTAGTTTTTTTCCCATCAACATGGGACATTTTGGACACTCTTACGGGACTAGAGTTCCTCAATGAAGATGATGAGTTTGGCTTTTTGGATCGAATGGGAGGTACaaatttaacattttgttttgatttgaagGATGCAGAGGGAAGCTGGATTTGTGCAGGTCCTGAGGTTCGTGCTCTTGTCTTGCCCAAGTGAGGCTGCatgctttgcattttgatttctgCATCTGCTGTTCGCCTACGCTGGTTGTTGCCTTTTTCACTGCTTGCAGGTGAAGAAGAACTTGCacttttttttgaagaattCTTTTTAGAGGAGGGAGAGATAGGTTTTTTGGGACAGCTGTATGATGCGTGTTTGTTCAAACTTCCAACATAAGTAAACTCTCTATTACAGTAGGGACAGATGTGAGAGTCTGACTCGgatggattatttttcaattctgccttctgctgggcagatttctttttctgcaagatAGCTTTCTGGACAagctggtttttctttttcaatgcacttatttttagtttatttgAGGACATTTTGCTAATCTCAACATTGAAATTAAGTCTTTTAGGCTGACCCATTCGTCTGAAGGCATTCTTTCCAGGGCCAGCTATAACAACCATGCCATTCTTAGGCTGCACTGTCTGTTTCAGTggtactggattttttttaggTGTATATCTCTTTTTATCACTAGCAGATGCACAGGCCAGTATGTGTTTGTGTAACTCAGGCATGTTATCGACACTCTTGCCACATTTTGTACATCGAATGGCAGTAGTAAATGTCTGTGGAATATTGTGGGTAGTGAAGTTTGTTGCCGTAACTCCAATACCCATAGGATTACGATGGTGATACTGAAATGGAGGTGGCTTAAAGCTTGGGTAGTGTTGATTGAGGCCCATACGAACATCTGGGTCTTTAGATTTTACTCCAGAAGCCATTATTTTTATAGTAGTATAAAGCTCTTCAGAGGAATCATTTAGatcttcatcttcctcctctttaGAAGGTTCCAAAGAATCTTCTGGCAGGCTCTGCATGTGCTCCACGTTCGCCTTACTGGGGTCAGTAAAATTCTGGGGTCTCAAAGTCCCACTTTCAAACTCATGATGTGTGCACTCTTTGTCTGGATGGAGATCCCGCTGATGCTGTTGCAAATTgcacaaaaaagcaaattccTTTTTACAGACCGAGCAAACAAATATATTTCCTACTCCATGAAGCAGAAAGCGATGTTCTGACAAGTCTGTTTTATCCCTAAAAAGCTGTACACAGAATTCACATTTGAAGGGCCATTCTTCAGCATGAATGGATAAATGCTTCGTTAGGTctttaatggaaagaaaaggtgatTCACAGACATTGCACACAAAGCTTTTATTGAATGTTTCCTGCACTACTCCTGATTCACTTGAAGTATGAGGATCTTCTCTGGCTTTCTGTTgttcattttcagcttcttcCTGTTTTATTATTGGGAGAGTATTTTCAAGATTATCAGCAGaggaaacaacagaagaaactaCAGAAAGAGGAGGTGGAGATGGAGATGATGAcgatgaagaggaggagaaagaagaggaagaagaggaagaagatgagGAAGAGAGTGTAGGAGGACcaggtgaagcagcagaaataagagGTTCAACAGAAGGAacaggagatggagaaggagaaacTGTAGGTGAAAGAACTGGTAGTGGAGACTGGGCAGTAGTGTTAGAAAGTGGCGATGGACAAGAAGAAGTGTTAGTGGCACTGGCAGAGACATCTGGAATCGATAACGGCATTGTcggaagaaggggaggaggtgatgTAGCAACCGTTAACACAGGCGGGCAGggcggtggggagggaggattGGTTGGTGTTAACAAAGGAGGCAGCTGGCACATGGAAGGTACAGCAGATGCCTGTAGCACAGGGGAAACAGAGGAACTAAGGGGCTGAGTGTCAACAGAAGACGATGCAGATAGACTGGGATCCATGTCAGGTTCTGCCTGAGGCTCCAGGGATTTGCTTGGGCTCACGCTCCTGTTTACACCGAGTGTGCTGTCTGTGGCTGCATCCGTTCCATTATACTCATTCAGCAGAACCTTCTGTAACATGCAAGTggttggtttcttctttttaacacCACTACAGGTTGGCTGTATGGAATTTTCTTTACATTCCCTAATTTCAGCATCGCTGCAAGGCTTCTTATGCACACTTAAATCCAGAACAGATTCCCAGGGAACCTGATTCTTATTTTTGACATCAGACCTTTGTTTCACACCACTAGATAAATCCAGCGGCTGCTGGTTGCACACATTGCCAAAAGTCGGAGTTGCTGTCCAGTCTTTTGATATTTTATAGTCTTCAAAGCAAAGAGGGCTCAAAgactctttttcctcccttccagTCAAGCTCCAAGCAGGTGAGTTGCTGTGGCTTTCTAACTTTGGCATTTTTGAACTCCGAATATTATCATTCCACACAGTTTTTCCCTCACCTGATTTGACAAAGTCTCGAAGTACTGGACTGTGCTGTGGAGAACTGGGAGGAGAGCTGGTCCTTCTTTTAAATCTACTGGATACTGGGGGCAAAATAGGTGATGATGTAACAGAAGGTCCTATTTTAGGGATTTCACTTGATGGAGTTATCTTCTTACTGTCCTGTGTCTGAAGaagctgttttaattttgaCGACAAATAAACCcctttttctttatggaaagGTAAGCTTTCTGTTGAAATGCTAAGAGGAAGATTTAAAGAACTAGTAGGAGTTATAGGTTCTGGGtctatttcagtttttatttttggtacAAGAGGAGGGCTGGCAGTTCTCCTCTTTTTGGATTCATTGCTCCCACTGCTGGATGGTTCCTTAGGAGGTTCATTCACATGTGTTTGTGTAACCTTTAAATTTGGGGAAATTTCCACTGTGACTGGACTGATAATACAATTTAGTCCATATAAGTCTGCAGAGTTGGACTCCATCTGAATCACATCACAATTGCTAGTGCTGCTGTTGGACTGAATTTTACCATCAatgtaataatttaaattttcagaTATATTGCTGGAAATATCCATAATATAGACATCATCTACTTCACCTTCCTCTTCTATTTCTGTACTTGCTATATATATGCTCTGGACTGGTGGGGCCTGCTCTGTCTGAAGCGGTGGCTCTTCAGTAAAGAATCCTTTTCTTCTGACACCTTTGGGAATAAGATGACGCTCATGAACCCTACGCTGATGCCTCCGCATGTTGGTATGAGTTCCAAAAACCTTTTTGCAGTATTTGCACGGATGCAGTTCTTTGGGCTCCTTATTTTCCTCAGCAAAAGCGGAATTTGACATTTCTTGGGAAACTTTGTCAGAATCCAAGACAACAGAGTCTTGCACAAGACTGGAAACATTCATGTCATCTTTAAGACCATCATCCACAATTACTTGGCTATCAGCAACATTATCCAAGTGTTGTGATGATGTTAGTGTTAAGAACGGTTTCCTTTTTGGCCCTGCCTCATGACGTCGCTCATGTCTTCGCCTGTTAATTTGAGTTCCAAAAGCCTTCCCACAATATCGACACTTGAAAGCATGGTTAACAGTAGATATATGGATGTGCATGTGGCGTTCAAGTCCTTGCTTTGTTGTAAACTTCCTCTCACAATGCTGACAGGGAAACATGAATGTTTCCTGAACATCACCATTTGATTCACCTCTCGCTTTTGGAATTTTCACAACAAGTTTTTTCTTTGGAGAGCTTTCTGGAGATTCTTCTGACGTACTCTTTTGCTCTTCCATAGAGTCTAACTTTTCTTCACATATCAAAGGCATTTCAGCACTTTCTTTAGGCATGTTGGCATCTTCTATCtcctcttcatcttcctcttcatcatcatcatcctcGTCATCATCATCTAAATCATCTGAAACACAGTTTATTGCTTCTCCTTGTTTGTCTTCAGTTACCATTTGTGGTTCACTGGTAGGACTGGGGATCATTAGCTTTGGAAGTACATCTTGATTCACCATTTCCTGAATCACAGCTGTTTGTTCCAGGGACAgtacagcagaaacagaaggcGTTTCATCTTCCTCTTTATGACCTGATACACAAAGCATGCAAAGAAAAGCGTGAGACATTTTTACCAAACACTTCGAAGTATGCTACACCTTTCTTCTACCTTTTCCTCTAACACAACATATCCAACACTTATGACCCAACACAATACCACTACTTCTCACTATTGTGATTCAGTACTGAGAGTAAAACTGTAGTCAGAAATTTCCTTTCTGGAACTTCAGCAAAATGTAGGCAACTGCCTAGACTTAACAGAGAATCTTTGGACTGAATATTGTGGCCAAGAAACCCAGAAGAGCCTGAAGAGTACCAGAACATTTCAAGGCAGACTTCAGAACATTTCAAGAAACCTCCAAAAAACTTTCACTGACTTTCCTTATGGCAAATAAGTGTCAGGGAAGTACTGcaatacatatacataaagTATACAGGAAGGCTGTCAAGCAATTTTGACCATTTTCCCaaaattattaacaaaaaaacaatCTGGATTTGTACTGTAATGCACAGCAAGGTGTACCTTGTATCTGGCATAGTACTTTCCATTCTTTATACGAGATTTTCTATTGGCCGTTGCCTGAATGGCTATTTCCTACACTTCTGAATCAGAGCCTGCATGCATCTCATTGGTGTGGATGAATTCTTTATTCACACCTCTGCACACTAGTCTTACCTATCTGCTATCAGATATCCATTgatgaagaaaataactttgctGCTAACTCACACAATGTTGCATAAGTGGTTACATGTACAGAGCAAGAAGTTTCTCTGCATTCCCTAGCTGGGGCATAAGATGCCTGGAACAGTGGTGTACATGTTGTATAAGCAGAAGGGACAACAGAGTGAAAGAATGGAAGAGTTATGGGTCAAAAGAAGTTCAAGCAAAGAAGCTTGAAAGAAATCAGTAGCTCTACAGAGCTTAAAACATTTATTGGTTACACAGCAGTGGCAATTTTTACATTCTTgtaaaacagacagaaaaatatatatttaaaatatctttcaggCATTTTAATGTACATACTATGTGAAAAAAGCCAAGCCAATTTATAAACAACCTTTGCGGATAATCTTCAGGACAAACAGCATGCTTAGCGAACCGGTGCactaatactgtatttttttccccttgacaCTGACTTCTGTTAAACTGCAATAAATAATGACTGTATAACTAAGCTCCAAAGACATTATTTTAGAATAAGGACTATTCTCTGCTCTTCTGTTCTAAAGTTTTTGGATTTATGTCTACATTTTACAGTACATTAGTTTTTCCTGTTGTCGGAGTTGCATGTTTCATGACATACTTCTGATACCCAAGCTCCTTATGAATAAAAAAGTTTGGGCAAACAACATAAATATGTTCACTTTGCTACACTAACATAACATGCTAACATACTGAATGTGACAAAAAGTGTCCTTTGATTCAAAAAGATagttagaaggaaaaaaaaataagatactCAAGAACTCACCTTCTTTAGAATCCCTCATATCTGCAGAAGTAGAATCCAAAACagcctttttctgctttgtatcTGCTACCTTCTTTCCCTTGTTTTTACCTTCCtgagtctttttctttcctggggaGGAAAAACCCAACATTTATTATCCTcttcaataatttttatttttcatatttgagTGGCAGAATTAAAACACCCAGCTTTGGAATATAACATTCTGTAGAAACCCTGTTTTCCTGATGAATATAAATGACTGATCAGTAAAAAGGACAGCATTCAGATAAAGTAGTAAGTCCCTAGAGcccagaagaaattaaaagtaaagaTGAGTTTCTAAAAACCTAAGATGCCAAAATACTTTACTTGCTTTCAAAGCAAGAACAGACTATAACAGAAATGTATCGTCCAGAGTTAACCAGCACACATCATACAGTTACCCAATACCTTCATATGACTACTAAATTACTGTATCTCATACAAGTATatggaaaatatgaaatttCTTCATATACTATTAATCCTTAATGTTAATTGCAAGACCTCATGAAATAGAAACCCACAGAGGCTTCTCTACTTGTATGAACATTCTGAATAATGACTCGGAGAGTTACAATAAAAGCAAGGAAGTAACAACATTATGAGAAGACTAAAAGCAGCACAATCTTGACCAATAAGGCAAAGACAGTAAAACCAAATTAGATGGAATTGGGTAACAGCAAAATATAAAGATATTTCATCACATCCACTGACACAAACAAGTTTGCTTTCTGTAAGCAAAATTAAGAAGCATGTATTAGTTGTACAGGATGATGAACACAACAAAGATTAGGCCAAAATGGCATTATGCGAACACCTAATCAGTGACACTAGATGTAAAGACATTGAAAACTTCATTTACCAATGCACTACAAAGTTGTATTGctaattttttccattaatcTTAAAGATTCAGTCCTATAATATATCGCAATTATGATAAGGACTGCGtaataataaatgaaacttttaagGTCTTCCAATTCAATTCACTGCAAAGACATATTCTCCATAGAGAAT encodes the following:
- the PRDM2 gene encoding PR domain zinc finger protein 2 isoform X2, coding for MNQNTTESTVTVETLDDVPEHVLRGLPEDVRLFPSAVDKTRLGVWATKSILKGKKFGPFVGDKKKRSQVKSNVYMWEVYYPNLGWMCVDATDPEKGNWLRYINWARSGKEQNLFPLEINRTIYYKSLKPIAPGEELLVWYNGEDDPEIAAAIEEERASARSRRHSPKAKKGKKKTQEGKNKGKKVADTKQKKAVLDSTSADMRDSKEGHKEEDETPSVSAVLSLEQTAVIQEMVNQDVLPKLMIPSPTSEPQMVTEDKQGEAINCVSDDLDDDDEDDDDEEEDEEEIEDANMPKESAEMPLICEEKLDSMEEQKSTSEESPESSPKKKLVVKIPKARGESNGDVQETFMFPCQHCERKFTTKQGLERHMHIHISTVNHAFKCRYCGKAFGTQINRRRHERRHEAGPKRKPFLTLTSSQHLDNVADSQVIVDDGLKDDMNVSSLVQDSVVLDSDKVSQEMSNSAFAEENKEPKELHPCKYCKKVFGTHTNMRRHQRRVHERHLIPKGVRRKGFFTEEPPLQTEQAPPVQSIYIASTEIEEEGEVDDVYIMDISSNISENLNYYIDGKIQSNSSTSNCDVIQMESNSADLYGLNCIISPVTVEISPNLKVTQTHVNEPPKEPSSSGSNESKKRRTASPPLVPKIKTEIDPEPITPTSSLNLPLSISTESLPFHKEKGVYLSSKLKQLLQTQDSKKITPSSEIPKIGPSVTSSPILPPVSSRFKRRTSSPPSSPQHSPVLRDFVKSGEGKTVWNDNIRSSKMPKLESHSNSPAWSLTGREEKESLSPLCFEDYKISKDWTATPTFGNVCNQQPLDLSSGVKQRSDVKNKNQVPWESVLDLSVHKKPCSDAEIRECKENSIQPTCSGVKKKKPTTCMLQKVLLNEYNGTDAATDSTLGVNRSVSPSKSLEPQAEPDMDPSLSASSSVDTQPLSSSVSPVLQASAVPSMCQLPPLLTPTNPPSPPPCPPVLTVATSPPPLLPTMPLSIPDVSASATNTSSCPSPLSNTTAQSPLPVLSPTVSPSPSPVPSVEPLISAASPGPPTLSSSSSSSSSSSFSSSSSSSSPSPPPLSVVSSVVSSADNLENTLPIIKQEEAENEQQKAREDPHTSSESGVVQETFNKSFVCNVCESPFLSIKDLTKHLSIHAEEWPFKCEFCVQLFRDKTDLSEHRFLLHGVGNIFVCSVCKKEFAFLCNLQQHQRDLHPDKECTHHEFESGTLRPQNFTDPSKANVEHMQSLPEDSLEPSKEEEDEDLNDSSEELYTTIKIMASGVKSKDPDVRMGLNQHYPSFKPPPFQYHHRNPMGIGVTATNFTTHNIPQTFTTAIRCTKCGKSVDNMPELHKHILACASASDKKRYTPKKNPVPLKQTVQPKNGMVVIAGPGKNAFRRMGQPKRLNFNVEISKMSSNKLKISALKKKNQLVQKAILQKKKSAQQKAELKNNPSESDSHICPYCNREFTYVGSLNKHASYSCPKKPISPSSKKNSSKKSASSSSPASSEKGNNQRRRTADAEIKMQSMQPHLGKTRARTSGPAQIQLPSASFKSKQNVKFVPPIRSKKPNSSSSLRNSSPVRVSKMSHVDGKKTKVVAKNSSSGISGKASRKLHVRIQRNNKAVLPSKSAVASKKKADRFTVKSRERIGGPITRSLQQAANAEAAENKRDESSTKQELKDFRNLL
- the PRDM2 gene encoding PR domain zinc finger protein 2 isoform X4, which translates into the protein MRDSKEGHKEEDETPSVSAVLSLEQTAVIQEMVNQDVLPKLMIPSPTSEPQMVTEDKQGEAINCVSDDLDDDDEDDDDEEEDEEEIEDANMPKESAEMPLICEEKLDSMEEQKSTSEESPESSPKKKLVVKIPKARGESNGDVQETFMFPCQHCERKFTTKQGLERHMHIHISTVNHAFKCRYCGKAFGTQINRRRHERRHEAGPKRKPFLTLTSSQHLDNVADSQVIVDDGLKDDMNVSSLVQDSVVLDSDKVSQEMSNSAFAEENKEPKELHPCKYCKKVFGTHTNMRRHQRRVHERHLIPKGVRRKGFFTEEPPLQTEQAPPVQSIYIASTEIEEEGEVDDVYIMDISSNISENLNYYIDGKIQSNSSTSNCDVIQMESNSADLYGLNCIISPVTVEISPNLKVTQTHVNEPPKEPSSSGSNESKKRRTASPPLVPKIKTEIDPEPITPTSSLNLPLSISTESLPFHKEKGVYLSSKLKQLLQTQDSKKITPSSEIPKIGPSVTSSPILPPVSSRFKRRTSSPPSSPQHSPVLRDFVKSGEGKTVWNDNIRSSKMPKLESHSNSPAWSLTGREEKESLSPLCFEDYKISKDWTATPTFGNVCNQQPLDLSSGVKQRSDVKNKNQVPWESVLDLSVHKKPCSDAEIRECKENSIQPTCSGVKKKKPTTCMLQKVLLNEYNGTDAATDSTLGVNRSVSPSKSLEPQAEPDMDPSLSASSSVDTQPLSSSVSPVLQASAVPSMCQLPPLLTPTNPPSPPPCPPVLTVATSPPPLLPTMPLSIPDVSASATNTSSCPSPLSNTTAQSPLPVLSPTVSPSPSPVPSVEPLISAASPGPPTLSSSSSSSSSSSFSSSSSSSSPSPPPLSVVSSVVSSADNLENTLPIIKQEEAENEQQKAREDPHTSSESGVVQETFNKSFVCNVCESPFLSIKDLTKHLSIHAEEWPFKCEFCVQLFRDKTDLSEHRFLLHGVGNIFVCSVCKKEFAFLCNLQQHQRDLHPDKECTHHEFESGTLRPQNFTDPSKANVEHMQSLPEDSLEPSKEEEDEDLNDSSEELYTTIKIMASGVKSKDPDVRMGLNQHYPSFKPPPFQYHHRNPMGIGVTATNFTTHNIPQTFTTAIRCTKCGKSVDNMPELHKHILACASASDKKRYTPKKNPVPLKQTVQPKNGMVVIAGPGKNAFRRMGQPKRLNFNVEISKMSSNKLKISALKKKNQLVQKAILQKKKSAQQKAELKNNPSESDSHICPYCNREFTYVGSLNKHASYSCPKKPISPSSKKNSSKKSASSSSPASSEKGNNQRRRTADAEIKMQSMQPHLGKTRARTSGPAQIQLPSASFKSKQNVKFVPPIRSKKPNSSSSLRNSSPVRVSKMSHVDGKKTKVVAKNSSSGISGKASRKLHVRIQRNNKAVLPSKSAVASKKKADRFTVKSRERIGGPITRSLQQAANAEAAENKRDESSTKQELKDFSYRLRMASRCPSSSSHNTSTRQCKKSNCTASHFFKE
- the PRDM2 gene encoding PR domain zinc finger protein 2 isoform X3 encodes the protein MWEVYYPNLGWMCVDATDPEKGNWLRYINWARSGKEQNLFPLEINRTIYYKSLKPIAPGEELLVWYNGEDDPEIAAAIEEERASARSRRHSPKAKKGKKKTQEGKNKGKKVADTKQKKAVLDSTSADMRDSKEGHKEEDETPSVSAVLSLEQTAVIQEMVNQDVLPKLMIPSPTSEPQMVTEDKQGEAINCVSDDLDDDDEDDDDEEEDEEEIEDANMPKESAEMPLICEEKLDSMEEQKSTSEESPESSPKKKLVVKIPKARGESNGDVQETFMFPCQHCERKFTTKQGLERHMHIHISTVNHAFKCRYCGKAFGTQINRRRHERRHEAGPKRKPFLTLTSSQHLDNVADSQVIVDDGLKDDMNVSSLVQDSVVLDSDKVSQEMSNSAFAEENKEPKELHPCKYCKKVFGTHTNMRRHQRRVHERHLIPKGVRRKGFFTEEPPLQTEQAPPVQSIYIASTEIEEEGEVDDVYIMDISSNISENLNYYIDGKIQSNSSTSNCDVIQMESNSADLYGLNCIISPVTVEISPNLKVTQTHVNEPPKEPSSSGSNESKKRRTASPPLVPKIKTEIDPEPITPTSSLNLPLSISTESLPFHKEKGVYLSSKLKQLLQTQDSKKITPSSEIPKIGPSVTSSPILPPVSSRFKRRTSSPPSSPQHSPVLRDFVKSGEGKTVWNDNIRSSKMPKLESHSNSPAWSLTGREEKESLSPLCFEDYKISKDWTATPTFGNVCNQQPLDLSSGVKQRSDVKNKNQVPWESVLDLSVHKKPCSDAEIRECKENSIQPTCSGVKKKKPTTCMLQKVLLNEYNGTDAATDSTLGVNRSVSPSKSLEPQAEPDMDPSLSASSSVDTQPLSSSVSPVLQASAVPSMCQLPPLLTPTNPPSPPPCPPVLTVATSPPPLLPTMPLSIPDVSASATNTSSCPSPLSNTTAQSPLPVLSPTVSPSPSPVPSVEPLISAASPGPPTLSSSSSSSSSSSFSSSSSSSSPSPPPLSVVSSVVSSADNLENTLPIIKQEEAENEQQKAREDPHTSSESGVVQETFNKSFVCNVCESPFLSIKDLTKHLSIHAEEWPFKCEFCVQLFRDKTDLSEHRFLLHGVGNIFVCSVCKKEFAFLCNLQQHQRDLHPDKECTHHEFESGTLRPQNFTDPSKANVEHMQSLPEDSLEPSKEEEDEDLNDSSEELYTTIKIMASGVKSKDPDVRMGLNQHYPSFKPPPFQYHHRNPMGIGVTATNFTTHNIPQTFTTAIRCTKCGKSVDNMPELHKHILACASASDKKRYTPKKNPVPLKQTVQPKNGMVVIAGPGKNAFRRMGQPKRLNFNVEISKMSSNKLKISALKKKNQLVQKAILQKKKSAQQKAELKNNPSESDSHICPYCNREFTYVGSLNKHASYSCPKKPISPSSKKNSSKKSASSSSPASSEKGNNQRRRTADAEIKMQSMQPHLGKTRARTSGPAQIQLPSASFKSKQNVKFVPPIRSKKPNSSSSLRNSSPVRVSKMSHVDGKKTKVVAKNSSSGISGKASRKLHVRIQRNNKAVLPSKSAVASKKKADRFTVKSRERIGGPITRSLQQAANAEAAENKRDESSTKQELKDFSYRLRMASRCPSSSSHNTSTRQCKKSNCTASHFFKE